In Myxocyprinus asiaticus isolate MX2 ecotype Aquarium Trade chromosome 3, UBuf_Myxa_2, whole genome shotgun sequence, the following proteins share a genomic window:
- the tlcd3a gene encoding ceramide synthase isoform X2 encodes MATTVGIIVVSSCRGNVIADRHWLATHFVIWYGVPYMTYDIFAMYLSHYHRFRVKGHKDYKNHSLRTVNSFVRKEFLLVLHHIALLTILLPVTLFFRKDQGDYFIGCLFLTELSTPFVSLGKILIQLGMQECWLHKVNGGMVLLSFFICRIALFPYMYWMYGSHYGIPLYSVPFHMPFSANLGNFCILAPQVYWFVLLCRKGYRLYKRQQDAKNQISPVSSPEPISDIAKAD; translated from the exons ACACTGGCTGGCCACCCATTTTGTCATTTGGTATGGCGTGCCCTACATGACATATGACATCTTTGCCATGTACCTCAGCCATTACCATCGCTTCCGGGTCAAAGGTCACAAGGACTATAAGAACCACTCTCTACGCACGGTCAACTCATTTGTGAGGAAAGAGTTCCTGCTGGTCCTCCATCACATTGCACTGCTCACCATCCTGCTACCTGTGACACTG TTCTTTAGGAAGGACCAGGGTGATTACTTCATTggctgtctgttcctcacagagCTCAGCACTCCTTTTGTTTCACTGGGCAAAATCCTCATTCAG TTGGGGATGCAGGAATGCTGGCTGCACAAGGTCAATGGCGGCATGGTGCTGTTGAGTTTCTTCATATGCCGCATTGCACTCTTCCCCTATATGTACTGGATGTACGGCTCCCACTACGGCATCCCGCTATACAGCGTTCCCTTCCATATGCCCTTCTCTGCAAACCTGGGCAACTTCTGCATCCTGGCACCGCAAGTCTACTGGTTCGTCCTTCTCTGCCGTAAAGGCTACCGACTCTACAAGCGCCAACAGGATGCAAAGAATCAGATCTCTCCAGTGTCCTCCCCCGAGCCCATCTCAGATATCGCCAAGGCTGATTAG
- the timm22 gene encoding mitochondrial import inner membrane translocase subunit Tim22, with product MAAPTNSRDAALSAISGHSASVSAAAENVSLQYSLLLDHLIGDRRKIKDLNPTVMGALPSPQKTEEQKMIERGMESCAFKSLIACVGGFVLGGAFGIFTAGIDSNVGLDPKDPLRTPTAREVLRDMGQRGMSYAKNFAIVGAMFSCTECLIESHRGKSDWKNAVYSGCVTGGAIGFRAGLKAGVLGCGGFAAFSAAIEYYLR from the exons ATGGCTGCGCCCACAAACAGCAGAGATGCTGCTCTCTCAGCTATTTCAGGTCATTCAGCAAGTGTTTCAGCAGCAGCGGAAAATGTTTCATTACAGTATAGTCTGCTTTTGGATCATCTTATCGGTGACCGAAGGAAAATTAAAGACTTGAATCCGACCGTAATGGGTGCTTTGCCGAGTCCTCAGAAAACAGAGGAGCAGAAGATGATCGAGAGAGGAATGGAGAGCTGCGCCTTTAAATCACTGATCGCATGTGTCGGAG GGTTTGTTTTGGGAGGTGCTTTTGGTATCTTCACAGCTGGTATTGACTCCAATGTTGGGCTTGATCCCAAAGACCCCCTAAGAACCCCCACAGCAAGAGAGGTTTTAAGAGACATGGGGCAGAGAGGAATGTCGTATGCTAAAAACTTTGCCATTGTGGGTGCCATGTTTTCATGCACAGAGTGTCTCATAGAATCC CATCGTGGGAAGTCCGACTGGAAAAATGCAGTATATAGTGGCTGTGTTACAGGTGGTGCCATTGGATTCAGAG CTGGTCTTAAGGCTGGAGTTTTGGGCTGTGGAGGTTTTGCAGCTTTCTCTGCTGCCATCGAGTACTACCTCCGATGA